GGTAAGAAATCCCTCTGACTCCAAATCTACTCATGATACATTGATTACCCCACCCCAACAAACACAGCTTCCACACATGGTCTTGAGTTTGAAAGACAGACACCCCCTACCTTCCATACTGTGCCACTGGGGGATTTTTTCTCAGGTTTCTAGAACAATTTTGTACCAGAGATGACAGCTTAGGGTGGAGGAAAGCACACCTTCCACTCTGATGTTTCCAGAAATAATGCAATTCCATCCCTAATGTCAGCCTAGCTTCAAGTAGAGCTCACCTGTAGGAGTGAACCCTTTGTTCCATGATACCTgaggacaaaggaaagacaaTATTTTAAGTTGTTCTGTTAGAGAAGGAGGTGGAATAGTATACTGGGTGAAACATGTTCCCAGGATTGTAGTGTGAAAACCCTGCTTGGCGATGAGTGACCCCACAATTTATTGGATAGAAAATGTGAGCTACTTTAAACAAGGGAAAATTAATTGAAATAATCttattcccttccttctcttgggACTATGGCAATAGTTACCAATTCAGAAATCAGACATCACaatcattttaaataaagatGCTAGATGAGAGTGGCTTTTGGAAGATTGTTTCTAGATGGGTAAGCCCAAACCACCTGGTTAACTTGTATCATTTTCAGGATCTTGAAACAAGTAGGGATGTTATCCAAGCTTCCGCATCTGCATACAAACAGTTCCCAGACTctgaaacaacttgtgagattccTTGTAGCAATACAGCTACACCCTGCTTTCTGAATGTGGGTGAGAGCCTAGGGCAGGCAAAAAGTCTCCATCAGGACATAAGGACCAATAATAATGCCAATTTCACCCTTCAGTTAGCATTGCATGGAATGTAACAAGCTTTTAGCAGGAGATGCTTGCTGGGTCCAACTTTGTGGTCCACGAATACAGGCATAGTTAAGAAGTTCTCAGAAATAAGCTTAGCTCACATTCAGGGAGGAAGTTAGACCTGAGAGTGGACCATAAAAGCTCCAGTCCAGAGAAAGTGTCACATGCCATTGTTACTGGGCACTAAACATGGCCCCAGATGCAGAATTCAGCCTCTGCTCACTTTCAACAATGTAGAGGAGCAATGTTTAAGGTTACATGAGCCTCAGGGGTAAGTTCACATTCATGTTGCAGTAACTTCCCTGTCGGTGGATTGTTTAGGTCCCCGGCAGGCTAGAAacatggttctcaacttgtgggacACAACCCTTTTGGGATTATATATCAAACAcccttcatatcagatatttacattaggattcacaaCAGTTGTAAAAGTGCACTTATGGAGTAAcaaccaaaataattttaaagttggGTGTCACTACCACATTAGGGAATGTATTAAGTGTCAGTATTAAGAAGATTAAAGAACACTCATCAAGAGAGTACCCAAATTGCTATTCAGTGGGTCCATCTGGAGGAATGACCCCTTCCATTCCTACTCTGGGATTCAAtgtctaaatttttaaaaagatttctgagaggagtgtgtttttctgttatttgtaGAACCCTCACATAAGATAGAAAGGACCACTGGAGGCTTTTCAGATTCTTGCAGTAAATCCGGGTTGGTTGGTATGAGTGAGCACTTTCTCTTGCAAGAAATGACTTGGAGTCCTCCAAATAATTTTCTGCCATTTCTGGAAGTTACAGAATGCCATAGTTCTCACTGAAGGGGAAGAGGCCCTCCACATACTGCCACATCCTCATCCAGGTGCTCAGGGAGGTGTTATATCACAATTTTAGGATCCTGGAGGGCTGACACATGCTTTCAGTCAGAGTAAGTGTATAGTAGAGTGCAAAGACTCTTTCATAATTGGGGGGCCCAGAAAATGCAGGTCAAGCTCTGCTGTCTAGTAGACTCAAAATAGTACTTTCTTGCCTCCGACCAGCTGTCAGCAGTTGGTTACAGTGTCGATGCCATTTTTAGAGTTCCCTGGAGGAAGGAGGACTTGGTCCCTTTCTGACTCAAGTGTAAGTTGCTGGTGACCTACACATGCCCTGTACCATATAGACAGCCTCCATTTAATACAGTTGCATGCCTTTGACTAACCTGAAACAAACAAGAACCCTTATTTGTGGTCCCGTATTCCTGCCCCACTATTTCACCTACTTCCAAGGACTTGCAGTACACAGAACATTTTCTTTCTGGAGCTTAAAGGCTGCCGTACTTTTAGCTTTAATGGAATTCATGGTGGCCTATACTGCATCCTTTCTGTATAGGAGGGTCAAAGATAACGCAGGTGCACTGTTGTTTGTGTCCCTTACTAAAGAGTCCTGTAGTTTGAATCAAATAGGTGAGCAGGAAATCATAATTCCTCAAAGGCCAGGTAAAGACATAGTCCTCTTTCTTACAGTCTGGGTGAGAAGTAAGGGTGAATTGTAGATTAATTCAGCTATATACTTATTGTACACACCTGCAACGTATGGGATGACACCATGTAGAAAttagccttttctgttttttttcaccTATTGAAATCTGGGAATCTTTAGTTAGAGAGACACTTCAATGGTTACCAGTACTTGCTGGTTTTGCAGGTTCGATTCATAGCCAGGAATGGTGCTTCACAACTCCATTTCCAAGGCAACAGGAGCCATTTTCAAGTTCATTTGTGTATGCGCCAGGAATATATGTGTTCTGTTTAAGTAAACTTTTTTAGGTCTAGTAGTGATGGGACTTGGAGGATTTGGAAGAGTGTAGGACATAAATCATGCTGGTAAATTTGGTAAGATAGAGCAGATCAGGACCCAGAGACACAGTGTCACACACCTGAGTCTTAGGTGACTCTCAGCTCCCTGACTGACTCATTGACAACACCCTTgtggataaaataaaaaagatttctgGAGTCATCAGATGAGGCCAGTACAATGTGAGGGTGAGAGCTCTGGTTTAACATCTGAAATCCTGCTTCAGATTTAGTCGCCCCAGATTAAACCAGCTCTACCTAATTAGTCTCAAGTCAACTAAGCAAGTACAATCAAGAGGAGTATGTTCCCAGTTAGACAAACATCCCAGCATAGTGGGGTATGTAagtcccacccctagctgaggagctatagGTAATTGATACCTACTGGGGAGATTTTGTTTTCCTTACGTTTGCAGATTCTTGTCAGTTGATCATACTTCAGTCGATGTCCACATGCCCAAGTGTATAAAGGTATTACAAATTTCACTAAATGTGCTAAAAACTATGAGAGTCCAGTATTTATAGGGACATGGAGGGTTTGGTAGAGTGTGTACAACATAAAAGCATGTCAGGAAGTCTGGTAACGTGCAACAGGTCAGGACATGTAGGCTCAGcgggcacacacctgaggcttagTTGACTCTCAGCTTGCTAACAAACCCCTTACTTGGAACACAGGCCATGCTTCTCACACAGAAGAGAAATGATGTATAGTCATGTAGGTTAAAAAAGAATTCTGCATGTTAATGAGCTACCTGGAGGCCTGAAGgttttagccaataagcttcccatTTTGGAAATCCCACCTGCAAATAGTATTTAATATCAGGTACACCCTGAGAAGCAGGGTATAGTTTTAAGCATCCATTTTGTGTCGTGacaataaacagtttggaaccaCAGATTGTCTCTGTTTACCAAGAACTGCTGTGGGAAGCCATGGAGGCCTTCTACAGAGACCCAGCTTAATCTCCcttagaaggcctctctgtgctccctgccACAATTGCCACCATGCCAACCGCTGTCCATCTAAAGACTAACATACCCACTGGAACAATCTGGACCTCCACTTTACCCCAGCCCTTGGCTAGATGCTGTTCCCAGTCGCCAGGATCCcagactccattctcagctcttctgtaaTTCCCAGCATAGCTTGGAAATCTAAGAGCATGAGAACCCCACGGCCCTGAGCTCGATGAAAGATGAGGAACCCCCTTTACCAACTCTGGCTTTCTTACATCTCTGACTGTGGTTTTCCACCACCAGAACAGAGCCTAGGTGCTTCTGTCTGGCCTAGCACCAGCCCTGGCAGCAGGAGCATGggataagcacagtcaaactcccCTTTTTCCAGCTCCCCAGTGACAGAGCTGACAAGGCCCTACAATACAATAGGAGAGATGTTGAATATGATTAAATTGTAATTTATGAAACTAtacaaatttcaagaaaatattttaaactttcaTGATGCTCTCTGTGTACTCCTGCAGATCCTTGTATTCAAGATGAAAGTTTTCAGTTAGTCTGAGGAACCCCAAATTAGTGCTTCCCCATATCAATTCTGTATCTAACATGGTGGAATTCATTCCTAGCAGTAAGGCTCTGTCCTCCAATGGGACTCTGAGTAACATCATTTTTGGAGCAATTGTAATAGACAGAGCCCAGTCTCCATGAAGTGATATGTGAAGACCCTGTGTGTAAACTGAAGAGATGTCCTATTAGATAATCCAGCAGGATCAGAACAATAGGGATTATAGTACACGTGACTAGGGTAGTCAAATGAGTGGCCTTCTTTGACCTCAGTAGATAGAAGGTCAGAACCTTATTCTGAGGTCCGTGGTAAAGAGGTCCTAGGAAAGAGAGTTAATCAAGGTAAAATCCAGGGTTCTCTATGGACAGCACACTTCAAATACTCCATATAATATCCAGCATTGCCATTGCTCTCATAGCTGCTCTCATAGGCAGTGTGAGACACAAACCACAGTTATGCATATACACTCCAttatcattctctctcttttctaagGAAGGTGAGCCTATCCACTGAAGGATATCAGAGCAGCAGTTGGAGTATCAGAAAATTATCAGAAGAGGTGTCCAGCATTTGTAAGCAGTCTAGGTAAGTTTGAGTTACCATGGTGAGAcctaaaggagagaaaaagagcaaTACCCTCCATAACACAGACTTTCCTAATACCTGCCAAACTCCCTAAATTTTTCCAGGAAAGCCTTCGGTATGTGAGTACTGTGACTGCCTGTCCTTTATGCTTCATGATTTGTTTGTGATTTATTTGCGAGATGAAGACTTTGAAGTCAGGTTGGCTGAGGAGTGATGTCAGGATGGGGAACAGAGAGAGGAGTCACAGGATTAGCTGTTATGTCAGACATGTATGTCTGGGGACTATGAGTCCACGGCACAGAATATACAAACTATAATATCTCAGTATGTTCTGTGGCCAATAATCAGGGGCATTAGGTGTCATGCTTACTTGTCCATTTGGCAGGAATGTGGATGTCTTTGGAAAGATGAGGTCTTGTGTTAATTGCACAAAAGTGAAGGTGCCAGGAAGAAGTCAGTAAATCAACCTCAAGTGGGTTTTGAAACCCCATTATCAGCCCAGATTCACTCAGGTCATATGACCAATCCAAGATAACCCACTCAGATGTAAAAGGATTTGTCATCTTCTCAGATATCAAGAAGGAATACAACTTGACCCGGGTGCATAGCCATTCTTAAAGACAGGTGTCCAAGAATCGTGCAAGTCCATGTAACATCCTCCAATATAGAAGTGAAGGAAACCTGTCACAGGCCCCCCAAACACTTCTCACACACCTGACATACACACTGCTGGAAGGGGATGTCTTGATACGCACTCTATCTTTTTTTCTGGTCACAGGTCTCAAGGAACTGAGATCCTGGGAAGGGGGAGTTTGACTGGAGATATCAGAGTGAATATCTCAagagggcaaggactgaaggtaAGGACTGAAGATTTCCTGCCATTTAAACAACATGGGGTTTGTCCTCTACCTGCCCTCCTGTAAGCTGTGAAGAAGCTCAGGGACCATAGACGATTTCTGTtacctcttcttctcttccctctgtaTCACAGAAATAGGACCTTGGTTTAAATAACTTAGCCTCAGATCATAAGGTGAAGCAGTCCAGACCTTGTCACTTATCAAGGTGAGCATAGGGCAGGTCTCACACCTTAGGACACATGAACACCATTGAATTGTCCAATCTCTTGTAAGTTAGTCTGAATCTGTGCAGCCAGATGTGAAGTGCCATTCACGCATTATATTATGTTTCAAAATACTGGTCAGTTAAGATTTTTCAGTAGACTATCTGATTGGCAGGGTCTAGCACTTGCAAGGGAAACATGAGTAACCAGAAAGATCATAGAAGACACCACTTACTGGGGTATTGTTACCCCGCACCCCCACAGTAGACATTATCAGTACTGTTAATGAAAATTCAGTCACAAACTAGCAGTTTGAATCTGTGGAATGTGGTCAGCATGTCTTAATGATTTGAAACTCAAAGATATGAAAATCTTCCTCTGGGATAGTGTCCTCAGATCCTGTAACCGGGGCACAAGTATCTATCCTCAGAATTTATGGGGATGTAGATACTGCAAGTATATAACAATGGTTCAAACAGTTGAGAACATGAACACCCGACATTCTCTGGCATCAAATATTCTGGTGGTATCCCTGAGCTTATCTTCCCTCTGACTGCACCCCAAATAGgttgttcattttctgtttctgtatttcAAGGTTCTCAGACTGCTATGAGTCCTTGTAGCCTAGAGCACTATTCAGAGGTTTTGAATAACATGACTTTTCGCAGGTTGTTCGACTGTGACTGCAAATAGAATCCATAAACTCTCTCCACTTTCCCACCAGGTCTGTGTCCTCCTTGTTCTGATTAGGACAGTATCCAGCCTGTCTGTACCAAGGAAAACCACAATGGATGATGCCCATAACATCCAATACAGCAACCTCCAAGACAATGCTCAGGCCGAACAGGAGTTGGACAATGCCCAGGCTACCATGGCtgcagcagaggaggaagaagccacCTCCACCTCAAAGGCCGAGTATGGTAGTGGAATACCAAGTCCTCTCCAGAGTCCTGAGAGAGCCTGCTCTCCCTCTGTGGCACTGGCCTCCATTCCTGTAGGCCCATCTGAGGAGGCTTCCATCAGACAATTAGAGGCGCTGGAAGACCCACTCTATTTGTTGCACAATGCACAGAACGTAAAGGTGTATGATTTGGTGGACTTTCTGCTTTTCAAATATCAAACGAAGGCATTCACTACCAAAGCAGAAATGCTGGAAACCATTGGTAGAGAGTATGATGAATATTATCCTCTGATCTTTAGTGAGGCCTCTGAGTGCATGAAGCTGGTCTTTGGCCTTGACATAGTAGAAGTGGACCCTTCTGTCCATTCCTATGTCCTTGTCACTGCCCTGGGCATCACCTATGATGGGATGCTGACTGATGTCCAGGGTATGCCCAAGACAGGTGTCCTCATAGTTGTACTGGGTGTCATTTTTATGAAGGGAAACTATGTCAGTGAGGACATTATCTGGGAAATGCTGAATAATATAGGGTTGTGTGGTGGGATGGATCCTTACATACATAGAGACCCCAGGAAGCTCATCTCTGAGGAGTTTGTCCAGGAAGGGTACCTGGAATACAGACAGGTGCCTAACAGTGATCCTCCTAGCCATGTGTTCCTGTGGGGCCCAAGGGCCTTTgcagaaaccaccaaattgaaaGTCTTGCAGTTTTTTGCTAGCATTACTAAGACTCATCCCAGAGCATACCCTGAAAAATATGCAGAAGCTCTGAGAGATGAGATAGACAGGGTCGaggcctggatcttccagcagaTGCTTCGACATCTCTGATCTGGGCACTGTCTAGTGCACTGGCAATTCATATCTAACATCAGGTCAGACAGAGTAGTCACTGATCCAGCTATTGTACCCTCAACTGGGAGCTGGTGGGAGGAGAGCATAAAGCTTTCTATGTTTATTCTATTTGGGTGACTTTAGGATTCTTGGCATTTCAAAATGTTAATACTCTTATTATAAGTTGCATTATGTTCAAGTTTAATCTTTTTGCAATGCATGCATTCTTGTTTTCCAGATTTGAAACTGCATGAGGATgacttctgtctgtctttgtaaaaTGTCCCAACCTACTAGTACACTGAAATTGGAATTAAGTTGGTAATGGAAAAAATCTCAGCTTTAACTTgcaaaacaagaataaaataaaaattttgattgTCTTATACTTTTTAGTCTCTCATTGTGGTtaacatattaaaatttaaactaAAAATTATAAATTGAATTTCTATCACAAAACACTTCACTGTTCTTTGTAAAGTTGTGTGTTAGCAGTGGGATATTTCTAGAATTCAGATATTCCCTTATCTAATGAAAAGTGGCATACAGTTTAATCCAGAGCCATCATTTTTCTAGACATGTTTTGGGTAGGATCCACAGCTCTGTCAATACAGGTAGGGGTTCTTCAGATGACTAGCACTAGAATGGAAGGTTTGCAGTGCGATCTGCTGCAGcaagccctccccccccccccacgtcaATGTTGAAAACCAAGGCATTTGGGGAGTCCTAGGCACTTAACAGCTCACAAGTTTTGTAAGTTCTAATCCACTCTATAAGTTCTTACATTTGTCAGTATCCAGTCAATCATGAGGTATGCATTTAGGAAAAGTATTCATCCACATATAAGCATGTAATAGTTGTTAAGTAAATGACAATAAAGCTAAAACCCACAAGTCCAGAACTTTTAGGTAAAGAGGGGTTCATACTTGAGGAGTGGGGTGTGGAATTGTATCAACATACTTGGGAACTGCAGGTATATTGGGAGTACTTGAGGACAGGGGTGGGAGAAATggggaaatgg
The window above is part of the Rattus norvegicus strain BN/NHsdMcwi chromosome X, GRCr8, whole genome shotgun sequence genome. Proteins encoded here:
- the Magea10-ps4 gene encoding LOW QUALITY PROTEIN: uncharacterized protein Magea10-ps4 (The sequence of the model RefSeq protein was modified relative to this genomic sequence to represent the inferred CDS: deleted 2 bases in 2 codons), encoding MDDAHNIQYSNLQDNAQAEQELDNAQATMAAAEEEEATSTSKAEYGSGIPSPLQSPERACSPSVALASIPVGPSEEASIRQLEALEDPLYLLHNAQNVKVYDLVDFLLFKYQTKAFTTKAEMLETIGREYDEYYPLIFSEASECMKLVFGLDIVEVDPSVHSYVLVTALGITYDGMLTDVQGMPKTGVLIVVLGVIFMKGNYVSEDIIWEMLNNIGLCGGMDPYIHRDPRKLISEEFVQEGYLEYRQVPNSDPPSHVFLWGPRAFAETTKLKVLQFFASITKTHPRAYPEKYAEALRDEIDRVEAWIFSRCFDISDLGTVYWIVGGLAVPFQLRKVSLSTEGYQSSSWSIRKLSEEVSSICKQSRSQGTEILGRGSLTGDIRVNISRGQGLKVCVLLVLIRTVSSLSVPRKTTMDDAHNIQYSNLQDNAQAEQELDNAQATMAAAEEEEATSTSKAEYGSGIPSPLQSPERACSPSVALASIPVGPSEEASIRQLEALEDPLYLLHNAQNVKVYDLVDFLLFKYQTKAFTTKAEMLETIGREYDEYYPLIFSEASECMKLVFGLDIVEVDPSVHSYVLVTALGITYDGMLTDVQGMPKTGVLIVVLGVIFMKGNYVSEDIIWEMLNNIGLCGGMDPYIHRDPRKLISEEFVQEGYLEYRQVPNSDPPSHVFLWGPRAFAETTKLKVLQFFASITKTHPRAYPEKYAEALRDEIDRVEAWIFSRCFDISDLGTV